A stretch of the Clavibacter sp. B3I6 genome encodes the following:
- the ribH gene encoding 6,7-dimethyl-8-ribityllumazine synthase translates to MSGHGAPEIDPTALDGSGLAVTVVAGRWHDEISAGLLAGAQRVLDAAGVTTTVIRVPGSFELPVVARAALDAGADAVVALGVIIRGGTPHFEYVSDAATSGLTQASLMTGKPIGFGLLTLDDEQQGLDRAGLPGSKEDKGAEAAEAAVTTALLLRGIRGA, encoded by the coding sequence ATGAGCGGACACGGAGCACCCGAGATCGACCCCACCGCGCTCGACGGATCGGGGCTGGCCGTCACGGTCGTCGCCGGCCGCTGGCACGACGAGATCAGCGCGGGCCTCCTCGCCGGCGCGCAGCGCGTGCTCGACGCGGCGGGCGTCACCACCACGGTGATCCGCGTGCCGGGCAGCTTCGAGCTGCCCGTCGTCGCCCGCGCCGCCCTCGACGCGGGGGCCGACGCGGTCGTGGCGCTCGGCGTCATCATCCGCGGCGGCACCCCGCACTTCGAGTACGTCTCGGACGCGGCCACGTCGGGCCTCACGCAGGCGTCGCTGATGACGGGCAAGCCGATCGGCTTCGGGCTGCTCACGCTCGACGACGAGCAGCAGGGGCTCGACCGCGCGGGGCTCCCCGGCTCCAAGGAGGACAAGGGCGCCGAGGCGGCCGAGGCCGCGGTGACGACGGCGCTGCTGCTGCGGGGGATCCGCGGGGCCTGA
- a CDS encoding MFS transporter, giving the protein MSSTRAASAAVPSTATPPAGNSRSRVIIASLIGTSIEFYDFYVYATAAVLVFPALFFANDDPTVAQLASFAVFGVAFIARPIGSIVFGHFGDRIGRKGTLVASLLTMGVATVLIGCLPTALTPGWEVAAPALLVIMRFGQGLGLGGEWSGAALLATENAPAGKRAIYGTFPQLGAPIGFIVANGVFLALSLGLSPEQFQSWGWRVPFLASAVLVIVGLYVRLKLIETPAFQKVVDAGEVAKLPVARVFVSSWRPLILGTFIMLATYTLFYLMTTFTLTYGTTARDAAAAEAAATAAGKPFNPDTFAAGLGYARNDFLLMLIVGVVFFGIFTMVSGPLAERYGRRKMLIATTVGILLFGLLFVPLFSAGFVGTMALLIIGFTLMGLTFGPMGAVLPELFPTNVRYTGSAISYNVASILGAAVAPFIAVALWQLLDGNVFLVGVYLSAMAAITLVALIISRETRDADYAGNVS; this is encoded by the coding sequence ATGTCCTCCACCCGCGCGGCCAGCGCCGCCGTCCCGTCCACCGCCACCCCGCCCGCCGGGAACTCGCGCTCGCGCGTCATCATCGCGAGCCTCATCGGCACGTCGATCGAGTTCTACGACTTCTACGTCTACGCGACCGCGGCGGTGCTCGTCTTCCCCGCCCTCTTCTTCGCGAACGACGACCCGACGGTCGCGCAGCTCGCGTCCTTCGCGGTGTTCGGCGTCGCGTTCATCGCCCGGCCCATCGGATCCATCGTCTTCGGCCACTTCGGCGACCGCATCGGCCGGAAGGGCACGCTCGTCGCGTCGCTGCTCACGATGGGCGTCGCGACCGTCCTGATCGGCTGCCTGCCCACCGCGCTCACGCCCGGCTGGGAGGTCGCGGCCCCCGCGCTCCTCGTGATCATGCGCTTCGGCCAGGGCCTCGGCCTCGGCGGCGAGTGGAGCGGCGCCGCCCTCCTCGCGACCGAGAACGCGCCCGCGGGCAAGCGCGCCATCTACGGCACGTTCCCGCAGCTCGGCGCGCCCATCGGCTTCATCGTCGCCAACGGCGTGTTCCTCGCGCTCAGCCTCGGCCTCAGCCCGGAGCAGTTCCAGTCGTGGGGCTGGCGCGTGCCGTTCCTCGCGAGCGCCGTGCTCGTGATCGTCGGCCTCTACGTCCGCCTCAAGCTCATCGAGACGCCGGCCTTCCAGAAGGTCGTGGACGCGGGCGAGGTCGCCAAGCTGCCCGTCGCGCGCGTGTTCGTCTCGAGCTGGCGCCCGCTGATCCTCGGCACGTTCATCATGCTGGCGACCTACACGCTCTTCTACCTCATGACGACGTTCACGCTCACCTACGGCACCACGGCGCGCGACGCCGCCGCCGCCGAGGCCGCCGCGACCGCCGCCGGCAAGCCCTTCAACCCGGACACCTTCGCCGCGGGCCTCGGCTACGCGCGGAACGACTTCCTGCTCATGCTGATCGTCGGCGTCGTCTTCTTCGGCATCTTCACGATGGTCTCGGGTCCGCTGGCCGAGAGGTACGGCCGCCGCAAGATGCTCATCGCGACCACCGTCGGGATCCTGCTCTTCGGCCTGCTCTTCGTGCCGCTGTTCTCGGCCGGGTTCGTCGGCACGATGGCGCTGCTCATCATCGGGTTCACCCTGATGGGCCTCACCTTCGGCCCGATGGGCGCCGTGCTGCCGGAGCTCTTCCCGACGAACGTGCGCTACACGGGGTCCGCGATCAGCTACAACGTCGCGAGCATCCTCGGCGCGGCCGTCGCGCCCTTCATCGCCGTGGCCCTGTGGCAGCTGCTCGACGGGAACGTGTTCCTCGTGGGCGTCTACCTGAGCGCGATGGCGGCGATCACCCTGGTCGCGCTGATCATCAGCCGCGAGACGCGCGACGCGGACTACGCGGGGAACGTCAGCTGA
- a CDS encoding MOSC domain-containing protein: MQPSSPPRVLAVARDDAHRFSKPVRTSITLLAGLGVEGDAHLGTTVQHLSRKRRDPDAPNLRQVHLVHAELHEELAGKGYAVAPGDLGENVTTAGVPLLDLPTGTRLHLGDDAVVELTGLRNPCIQIDVLGAGAMKAVLDRDADGNVVRKSGVMGVVITGGEVRPDDAVRVELPQGEHLALQPV, translated from the coding sequence ATGCAGCCGTCCTCCCCGCCACGGGTCCTCGCGGTCGCGCGCGACGACGCCCACCGCTTCTCGAAGCCCGTCCGCACGTCGATCACGCTCCTCGCCGGCCTCGGGGTCGAGGGCGACGCGCACCTCGGCACCACGGTCCAGCACCTGTCCCGGAAGCGCCGCGACCCGGACGCGCCGAACCTGCGCCAGGTGCACCTCGTGCACGCCGAGCTGCACGAGGAGCTGGCCGGCAAGGGCTACGCGGTGGCCCCCGGCGACCTCGGCGAGAACGTCACGACCGCGGGCGTCCCCCTCCTCGACCTGCCCACGGGCACCCGCCTCCACCTGGGCGACGACGCCGTGGTGGAGCTGACGGGCCTCCGCAACCCCTGCATCCAGATCGACGTGCTCGGCGCGGGCGCGATGAAGGCTGTCCTCGACCGCGACGCCGACGGGAACGTCGTGCGGAAGTCCGGCGTGATGGGCGTCGTGATCACCGGCGGCGAGGTCCGCCCCGACGACGCCGTGCGCGTGGAGCTGCCGCAGGGCGAGCACCTGGCGCTGCAGCCGGTCTGA
- a CDS encoding PRC and DUF2382 domain-containing protein, with protein MIDSRDIGSIVGATVHDTDGDKIGTVGQVYVDPDTEKPLWATVKTGLFGTSESFVPLQEATWDRESLTVGYDKAKVKDAPRVDADGALSEEEEDSLYSYYGLGGGSASTTTSGTGTGSGTAGFVDQDDRSGLDRDRDADGVVGHDTSGPTTDDAMTRSEEQLHVGTERVETGRARLRKHVVTEQQTVTVPVSHEEVRLEREPITEGNVGAATSGPDLSEEEHEVTLTEERPVVDKETVPVERVKLGTETVTDERTVSEDVRHEEIDVDGDGTTDGTVRR; from the coding sequence GTGATCGACTCCCGCGACATCGGCAGCATCGTCGGCGCCACCGTGCACGACACGGACGGCGACAAGATCGGCACCGTCGGCCAGGTCTACGTCGACCCGGACACCGAGAAGCCCCTCTGGGCGACCGTCAAGACGGGTCTCTTCGGCACGTCCGAGTCCTTCGTCCCGCTCCAGGAGGCCACCTGGGACCGCGAGTCCCTCACGGTCGGCTACGACAAGGCGAAGGTCAAGGACGCCCCGCGCGTGGACGCCGACGGCGCCCTCAGCGAGGAGGAGGAGGACAGCCTCTACTCCTACTACGGCCTCGGCGGCGGATCCGCGTCCACGACGACGTCGGGCACCGGCACCGGCTCCGGCACCGCCGGCTTCGTCGACCAGGACGACCGCTCGGGCCTCGACCGTGACCGCGACGCCGACGGCGTCGTCGGCCACGACACCTCGGGCCCCACGACGGATGACGCCATGACCCGCTCCGAGGAGCAGCTCCACGTGGGCACCGAGCGCGTCGAGACCGGCCGTGCGCGCCTCCGCAAGCACGTCGTCACCGAGCAGCAGACCGTGACCGTCCCCGTGAGCCACGAGGAGGTGCGGCTCGAGCGCGAGCCCATCACCGAGGGCAACGTCGGCGCGGCGACCTCCGGCCCCGACCTCTCCGAGGAGGAGCACGAGGTGACCCTCACCGAGGAGCGTCCCGTCGTCGACAAGGAGACCGTCCCCGTCGAGCGCGTCAAGCTCGGCACCGAGACGGTGACCGACGAGCGCACCGTGTCCGAGGACGTCCGCCACGAGGAGATCGACGTGGACGGCGATGGCACGACGGACGGCACCGTCCGCCGCTGA
- a CDS encoding NAD(P)-dependent oxidoreductase, which translates to MGDLVGVLGIGRMGLGVAARLRERGFAVEVHDVDGAARDRAAAVGLPVAADAAALAAGCDVLVTVLPGPPECRDALSGPGGALAAMRPGTAWVDLTSDDPAVVDGLVREAVALGVAAVAAPMRGGPADAGRGTLGFHVAGSVAAVARVGPVLEALGHDHATPRIGDDPASAHVVKLLGNALWFGQVVAVTEALLLGRSLGLDPTALRSALLTGPGTSAFLERHAPALLAGDPMADFGIDRVVEELDAVTRLAAERGVPHELTALVARLHREALDAHGPVDGELLAGRLLEERAGRRLRDGV; encoded by the coding sequence ATGGGCGACCTGGTGGGCGTGCTCGGGATCGGGCGGATGGGCCTCGGCGTCGCCGCGCGCCTGCGGGAGCGCGGGTTCGCCGTCGAGGTGCACGACGTCGACGGTGCCGCGCGGGACCGCGCCGCCGCCGTCGGGCTCCCGGTGGCCGCCGACGCGGCCGCCCTCGCCGCCGGGTGCGACGTGCTCGTGACCGTGCTCCCCGGGCCCCCCGAGTGCCGGGACGCGCTGTCGGGGCCGGGCGGCGCGCTGGCGGCGATGCGCCCGGGCACCGCCTGGGTCGACCTCACGAGCGACGACCCCGCCGTCGTCGACGGCCTCGTCCGCGAGGCCGTCGCGCTCGGCGTCGCGGCGGTGGCGGCGCCCATGCGCGGAGGGCCCGCGGACGCCGGCCGCGGCACGCTGGGGTTCCACGTGGCCGGATCCGTCGCCGCCGTCGCCCGGGTCGGCCCGGTCCTCGAGGCGCTCGGCCACGACCACGCCACCCCTCGGATCGGCGACGATCCCGCGTCCGCCCACGTCGTGAAGCTGCTCGGGAACGCGCTGTGGTTCGGGCAGGTGGTGGCGGTGACGGAGGCGCTGCTGCTCGGGCGCTCGCTCGGCCTGGATCCGACGGCGCTGCGGTCCGCGCTCCTCACGGGCCCGGGCACGAGCGCGTTCCTCGAGCGGCACGCGCCCGCCCTGCTGGCGGGCGACCCGATGGCGGACTTCGGCATCGACCGCGTCGTGGAGGAGCTGGACGCCGTGACCCGCCTGGCCGCCGAGCGCGGCGTCCCCCACGAGCTCACCGCCCTGGTCGCGCGCCTGCACCGGGAGGCGCTCGACGCCCACGGACCGGTGGACGGGGAGCTCCTCGCGGGCCGCCTCCTCGAGGAGCGCGCGGGGCGACGGCTGCGCGACGGGGTCTGA